From a region of the Paenibacillus antri genome:
- the gap gene encoding type I glyceraldehyde-3-phosphate dehydrogenase → MVKVGINGFGRIGRNVFRAALNNPDVDVVAINDLTDVKTLAHLLKYDTTHGKLDATVEAGEGALIVNGKTVKVFSERDPGNLPWASVGAEIVVESTGIFTAKEKAEAHLKGGAKKVIISAPATNEDITIVMGVNEEKYDPAAHTVISNASCTTNCLAPFAKVLNDSFGIVKGMMTTVHSYTNDQSVLDLPHKDLRRARAAAENIIPSTTGAAKAVSLVLPELKGKLNGMAFRVATPNVSVTDLVVEVSKNVTVEEVNAVLKDAANSRLKGIMNYSEEPLVSSDYNGDPASSTIDALSTMVVGDNMVKVVSWYDNEWGYSNRVVDLVSYIAGKGL, encoded by the coding sequence ATGGTAAAAGTAGGCATTAACGGTTTCGGTCGGATCGGGCGCAACGTATTCCGCGCAGCCTTGAACAACCCGGATGTAGACGTAGTCGCGATCAACGATTTGACGGACGTCAAGACGCTCGCGCACTTGCTCAAATACGACACGACGCACGGCAAGCTCGACGCGACGGTAGAAGCGGGCGAAGGCGCCCTGATCGTAAACGGCAAGACGGTGAAAGTATTTTCCGAGCGCGACCCTGGCAACCTGCCGTGGGCAAGCGTAGGCGCGGAAATCGTCGTCGAGTCGACGGGCATTTTCACGGCGAAGGAGAAGGCGGAAGCTCACCTCAAGGGCGGCGCGAAGAAAGTCATCATCTCCGCTCCGGCGACGAACGAAGACATCACGATCGTTATGGGCGTCAACGAAGAGAAGTACGATCCGGCGGCGCACACGGTCATCTCCAACGCGTCCTGCACGACGAACTGCTTGGCGCCTTTCGCCAAAGTGCTCAACGACAGCTTCGGCATCGTCAAGGGCATGATGACGACGGTTCACTCGTACACGAACGATCAATCCGTGCTCGACCTGCCGCACAAGGACCTGCGCCGCGCGCGCGCCGCTGCGGAGAACATCATCCCGTCCACGACGGGCGCGGCGAAAGCCGTCTCCCTCGTATTGCCTGAGCTCAAGGGCAAGCTGAACGGCATGGCGTTCCGCGTCGCTACGCCGAACGTATCCGTCACGGACCTCGTCGTCGAAGTGTCCAAGAACGTTACGGTCGAAGAAGTGAACGCCGTCCTGAAGGACGCTGCGAACTCCCGCCTGAAGGGCATCATGAACTACTCCGAGGAGCCGCTCGTCTCGAGCGACTACAACGGCGACCCGGCTTCGTCCACGATCGACGCATTGTCGACGATGGTCGTAGGCGACAACATGGTGAAGGTCGTCTCCTGGTACGACAACGAGTGGGGCTACTCGAACCGCGTCGTAGACCTCGTGTCCTACATCGCCGGCAAGGGCCTCTAA
- a CDS encoding sugar-binding transcriptional regulator: protein MRTVLEIQRVLAPDVVDVLKKRYTILRHLRHAGAVGRRTLAAALGMSERVLRAETEFLKSQGLVDIETSGMRVSDAGISLLADMEPMMKEWFGLAELEDRLAAAFGLRQVVVVPGDADRDPLAKRELGKAGAAELTRAAAAMERADNEPLVVAITGGSTIVEVADHLSASQGLKGALFVPARGGLGERVELQSGTIASTMAKRTGGGYRLMHVPDDVGEEAIATLMSEPHIREVADIVRRARIAVHGIGEAYEMARRRRVDAETIQKLRTGGAVAESFGYYYNRAGEVVHRMPTVGLRLEDIQRMETVIAVAGGGSKAEAIAAVLKNGQEDVLITDEAAAMAMLQFSSLDAST, encoded by the coding sequence ATGCGGACCGTTCTCGAAATTCAGAGAGTGTTGGCTCCGGACGTCGTGGACGTTTTGAAGAAGCGATATACGATTCTAAGGCATCTCCGGCACGCCGGGGCGGTCGGACGGCGCACGCTGGCCGCCGCGCTCGGCATGTCGGAGCGCGTGCTGCGCGCCGAGACGGAATTTCTGAAGTCGCAAGGGCTCGTCGACATCGAGACGTCGGGCATGCGCGTCAGCGATGCCGGCATCTCCCTGCTCGCGGACATGGAGCCGATGATGAAGGAATGGTTCGGTCTCGCGGAGCTGGAGGATCGGCTCGCCGCGGCGTTCGGGCTGCGCCAAGTCGTCGTCGTCCCGGGCGACGCCGACCGCGACCCGCTCGCGAAGCGGGAGCTCGGCAAGGCGGGCGCCGCCGAGCTGACGCGAGCCGCGGCGGCGATGGAACGCGCGGACAACGAGCCGCTCGTCGTCGCGATCACCGGCGGCTCGACGATCGTCGAGGTCGCCGATCACCTCAGCGCGTCGCAAGGCCTGAAGGGCGCCTTGTTCGTCCCCGCCCGCGGGGGCCTCGGCGAACGGGTCGAGCTGCAGTCCGGCACGATCGCGTCCACGATGGCGAAGCGCACGGGCGGCGGCTACCGGCTGATGCACGTGCCGGACGACGTCGGCGAAGAGGCGATCGCCACGCTCATGAGCGAACCCCATATCCGCGAAGTGGCAGATATTGTGCGGCGCGCCCGCATTGCGGTGCACGGCATTGGGGAAGCCTATGAGATGGCTCGCAGAAGACGAGTGGACGCGGAGACGATTCAGAAGCTCCGCACGGGCGGCGCGGTGGCCGAATCGTTCGGCTACTACTACAACAGGGCCGGAGAAGTCGTGCATCGGATGCCGACGGTCGGACTCCGGCTCGAGGACATCCAGCGCATGGAGACCGTCATCGCGGTCGCCGGCGGCGGAAGCAAGGCGGAAGCGATCGCCGCCGTCTTGAAGAACGGGCAAGAAGACGTATTGATTACCGACGAAGCGGCCGCCATGGCCATGCTGCAGTTCAGTTCTCTTGACGCAAGCACCTGA